From the genome of Helicobacter sp. 12S02232-10, one region includes:
- a CDS encoding ArdC family protein, giving the protein MSEKKTWTEMNLEEKKATFGNYLIYEIIKSAKEGYAPFQQKTETFDRAYNGLNGVPYHGLNSLILDIKQKEGKYQSNVWASLKDAKNLGASKEEIEAVFNDNSIPKAKVSFIKTFELQPVYKLDINGNKIPYLNQDGSQAFDKDKNPLFQYELEPNTDKNGNIKINLKTNQPYMKIKTERIDIEPTLESTFLYNIDAFQTIDKSKIKPIKVELFKKSMLWHSKDFDHSKTHIIFGDIEKNFNKTTAEQIKEYLIAQNNSKSYEPPIKLNETQKNQVDYIVDYIVEKKLEEMGIIEKKEDKYKLLENDTAELKQTKLYRIEALRDFDDVKVGDKGGYIESEENLSHTGNALHDNAHDNAKAYDSAVIGSGQQIYGDVAVKGSVEVYHDKDIRNQKDLDDYMKKTSQTNSKEAVKETKAVGKKQVAKKQSKNNVEMAI; this is encoded by the coding sequence ATGAGTGAGAAAAAAACTTGGACAGAAATGAATTTAGAAGAAAAGAAAGCAACGTTTGGCAATTATCTAATTTATGAAATTATCAAATCTGCAAAAGAAGGTTACGCACCGTTTCAACAAAAAACAGAAACATTTGACAGGGCTTACAACGGATTAAACGGAGTACCTTATCACGGTTTGAACTCTTTAATTTTAGATATCAAACAAAAGGAAGGAAAATATCAAAGCAATGTTTGGGCGAGCTTAAAAGATGCGAAAAATCTAGGGGCTTCAAAAGAAGAAATCGAAGCTGTTTTTAATGATAATTCCATTCCTAAAGCTAAAGTTTCTTTTATCAAGACTTTTGAATTGCAACCTGTTTATAAACTTGATATTAACGGCAATAAAATCCCCTATTTGAATCAAGATGGTTCTCAAGCGTTTGACAAAGACAAAAATCCCTTGTTTCAATACGAACTTGAGCCCAATACAGACAAAAACGGGAATATCAAAATCAATTTAAAAACCAATCAACCTTATATGAAAATCAAAACTGAACGAATTGACATAGAGCCTACGCTCGAATCAACATTTCTTTATAATATTGATGCGTTTCAAACCATCGACAAAAGCAAAATAAAGCCGATAAAAGTCGAGTTGTTTAAAAAATCAATGCTTTGGCATTCAAAAGACTTTGATCATTCCAAAACCCATATTATTTTTGGCGACATTGAAAAAAATTTCAACAAAACCACGGCAGAACAAATCAAAGAATATTTGATCGCTCAAAATAATTCTAAAAGCTATGAGCCTCCTATCAAGCTAAATGAAACACAAAAAAATCAAGTGGATTACATAGTGGATTACATAGTTGAAAAAAAATTGGAAGAAATGGGGATCATTGAGAAAAAAGAAGATAAATACAAACTCTTAGAAAATGATACAGCGGAGCTGAAACAAACTAAGTTATACAGAATAGAAGCTTTGAGAGACTTTGATGATGTAAAAGTCGGAGACAAAGGGGGCTATATTGAAAGCGAAGAAAATCTTTCTCATACCGGCAATGCTTTGCATGATAATGCCCATGATAATGCCAAAGCATATGATAGCGCAGTCATCGGTTCAGGACAACAAATATACGGGGATGTCGCTGTTAAAGGAAGTGTAGAAGTCTATCACGATAAAGACATCAGAAATCAAAAAGACTTAGACGACTATATGAAAAAAACTTCCCAAACCAATTCTAAAGAAGCAGTAAAAGAGACTAAAGCGGTCGGTAAAAAACAGGTCGCAAAAAAACAATCTAAAAATAACGTGGAAATGGCAATTTAA
- a CDS encoding YccF domain-containing protein — protein sequence MRLLGNLLWLIFGGLLCALWWAVGGLIFCITIIGIPLGLQCFKFASLSLSPFGSEIKTNPSKHRIGNIIWLILFGLWMGIVYFIGGIIVCITIIGIPFGLQYFKFAKLSLYPFGAEVTNSK from the coding sequence ATGAGATTATTAGGTAATTTATTATGGTTGATTTTTGGCGGTTTGCTTTGCGCTTTATGGTGGGCTGTCGGCGGATTGATATTTTGCATTACGATCATTGGAATACCTTTGGGATTACAATGCTTTAAGTTTGCTTCTTTATCTTTAAGTCCTTTTGGAAGCGAGATAAAAACAAATCCATCTAAACACCGTATTGGAAATATCATTTGGCTGATTTTGTTTGGACTTTGGATGGGAATAGTTTATTTTATAGGTGGGATTATAGTTTGTATTACAATTATCGGCATACCTTTTGGATTGCAATATTTTAAATTCGCCAAATTGAGTTTATATCCATTTGGAGCTGAAGTGACCAATTCAAAATAA
- a CDS encoding single-stranded DNA-binding protein: MYNKVIMVGFLTRDVEMKYLPSGSALATLGLASNRRFKKQDGSQGEEVCFVDVKLFGRAAEVANQYLHKGSKVLIDGRLTLESWTDQNGVKKSRHTITAESMQMMDLKSDANENPNPPVKVNDNNSPENECKPIDVDEGKIIPLNDETDETIPF, translated from the coding sequence ATGTATAACAAAGTAATTATGGTAGGCTTTTTAACTCGTGATGTGGAAATGAAATATTTGCCAAGTGGATCGGCTTTAGCGACATTAGGACTTGCAAGCAATCGCAGGTTTAAGAAGCAGGACGGCAGTCAAGGGGAAGAAGTGTGTTTTGTGGATGTGAAGCTTTTTGGAAGAGCCGCAGAAGTTGCAAATCAATACTTGCATAAAGGCTCAAAGGTTTTAATTGATGGTAGATTGACCCTTGAGAGTTGGACAGATCAAAACGGCGTAAAAAAAAGCAGGCACACTATCACCGCAGAATCTATGCAAATGATGGATTTAAAAAGTGATGCAAACGAAAACCCAAACCCGCCTGTCAAAGTTAATGATAATAACAGCCCTGAAAACGAATGCAAACCAATAGATGTAGATGAGGGAAAAATAATTCCTTTGAATGATGAAACCGATGAAACAATTCCTTTTTAA
- a CDS encoding type IA DNA topoisomerase — translation MNSKDSVIIIESPNKVKKIAGFTGARVFATIGHFMELKNIETDNNYKPVFDYVASKKQSIFSYINACKGKKVYVATDPDREGYGIGYMFYSKIKNVAKEVYRAEFHEITESGVEKGLREAVLFENTNKKYYEAFLGRRVSDMLIGYTLSPYISNRLNIKGLSAGRVQTPALSLITDRENEIRAFDNLSEDEKLTYQIQAKILINSQECIIKQIAEDKEFKFNTLKEAQEEIQKLSGVNNAMLISIEKKEVKSNPPKPYTTSKLLKDGSKKLKISTKEVQDIAQKLFEAGLITYIRTDSEFLSQEYLKSHQIFYQNLYPETYQYTEYKAGKNSQAEAHEAIRITHPHKLEDLKAMLQNENIAQTKEIELYKMIFLNTLCSQSKAAVYENTTLNFKIKMNDFRLSFKNLIYEGYLKLLKNTGFGPNDENKLENNSNALDSNNQEIDDDKDNNNLANNKINSIENPINLDISKLKPNDLIPIKEIFIKALNKNAPKRYLESDFIEVLEKKGIGRPSTYATYTTILSKREYILIEDKKREIAPTQRGMSVIEFFKNDTNAWILDIAFTKEMEEKLDLIAQNEESYINFMKQIHSKIGNEIKFSGGSNTKHQSQSEQSEKSKGNNNAKGSNKIPSSQKQIDFCKAIAQTLNINLPKNLEKTAISQKTLLTNTLKNSMRKNTRKKMRIKNNFDRHNKHNVYKGRKG, via the coding sequence ATGAACTCTAAAGACAGCGTGATCATCATCGAATCCCCCAATAAAGTCAAAAAAATAGCAGGTTTTACAGGAGCGAGAGTATTTGCCACTATCGGTCATTTTATGGAACTTAAAAATATAGAGACAGATAATAACTACAAGCCTGTTTTTGATTATGTCGCTTCAAAAAAACAAAGTATTTTTAGTTATATCAACGCCTGTAAAGGCAAAAAAGTTTATGTCGCCACGGATCCTGACAGAGAGGGTTATGGAATCGGCTATATGTTTTATTCTAAAATCAAGAACGTCGCCAAAGAGGTTTATCGGGCGGAATTTCACGAAATCACAGAGAGTGGCGTAGAAAAAGGATTAAGAGAGGCAGTATTGTTTGAAAATACCAATAAGAAATATTACGAAGCATTTTTAGGAAGAAGAGTTAGTGATATGCTAATTGGCTATACTCTCTCCCCTTATATCTCAAACAGACTCAATATTAAAGGTTTATCAGCAGGAAGAGTCCAAACACCTGCTTTAAGCCTGATTACAGATAGAGAAAATGAAATCAGAGCATTCGATAATTTAAGCGAAGATGAAAAACTAACCTATCAAATCCAAGCAAAAATTTTAATTAACAGCCAAGAATGTATTATCAAACAAATTGCAGAAGATAAAGAATTCAAATTTAACACTCTTAAAGAAGCCCAAGAAGAAATTCAAAAACTGAGCGGGGTAAATAATGCAATGCTTATTTCAATTGAGAAAAAAGAAGTTAAAAGTAATCCGCCCAAACCATACACGACTTCAAAATTGCTCAAAGATGGCTCTAAAAAGCTTAAAATATCGACCAAAGAAGTCCAAGATATCGCTCAAAAATTATTTGAAGCGGGGCTAATCACCTACATTCGAACTGACAGCGAATTTCTGTCTCAAGAATATTTAAAAAGCCATCAAATTTTTTATCAAAACCTTTATCCTGAAACTTATCAATACACAGAATATAAGGCAGGTAAAAACTCACAGGCTGAAGCTCACGAAGCCATCAGAATTACCCATCCGCATAAATTGGAAGATTTAAAAGCGATGCTTCAAAATGAAAATATCGCGCAAACCAAAGAGATTGAGCTTTATAAAATGATATTTTTAAACACGCTTTGTTCCCAAAGTAAAGCCGCCGTTTATGAAAATACAACGCTAAATTTTAAAATCAAGATGAACGACTTCAGATTATCTTTTAAAAATCTTATATACGAAGGATATTTAAAGCTTCTTAAAAATACGGGTTTTGGTCCTAACGATGAAAATAAACTTGAAAATAATTCCAATGCACTAGACAGCAACAATCAGGAAATAGATGACGATAAAGACAACAATAATCTGGCAAATAACAAAATAAACAGTATTGAAAATCCCATAAATCTTGATATTTCCAAGCTCAAGCCCAATGACTTAATTCCAATTAAAGAAATTTTTATCAAAGCTTTAAATAAAAACGCTCCAAAAAGATATTTGGAATCTGATTTTATTGAAGTATTAGAGAAAAAAGGTATCGGGCGACCCAGCACCTATGCAACTTATACGACTATTTTATCAAAAAGAGAATACATACTCATTGAAGATAAAAAAAGAGAAATCGCACCTACTCAAAGAGGAATGAGCGTCATTGAATTTTTCAAGAACGATACAAATGCTTGGATACTCGATATTGCATTCACAAAAGAGATGGAAGAAAAACTGGATTTAATTGCCCAAAATGAAGAAAGTTATATCAATTTTATGAAACAAATCCATTCAAAAATCGGGAATGAAATCAAATTCAGCGGAGGTTCAAATACTAAACATCAATCCCAATCAGAACAATCTGAAAAATCAAAAGGGAATAACAATGCCAAAGGCTCAAACAAAATCCCTTCCAGTCAAAAACAAATAGATTTTTGCAAAGCGATTGCACAAACCCTAAACATCAATTTGCCAAAAAATTTGGAAAAGACTGCTATATCGCAAAAGACTTTATTGACCAACACATTAAAAAATTCAATGAGAAAAAATACGCGAAAAAAGATGAGGATAAAAAATAATTTTGACAGACACAATAAACATAATGTCTATAAGGGGAGAAAAGGCTGA
- a CDS encoding ATPase, T2SS/T4P/T4SS family, which translates to MGVSKILSVLVDKLQPYLEKDINEIIFNDQKEMYLTKGSEYEKIECPEFDENFLIHFCEQLATYRNLYFNVSVPHLSCSIPNTRYRVNALHPSITANNKIAVCIRVPNTNKFSIEAFSLGKKVIEKNISYNDILQLANQGKNILVSGGTASGKTSFVNCLVEEIPIDERVITIEDSPELHLKNPNLVSIVVGKNEDANYSYEKALNDAMRMSPQRVLLGEIDTRNVSLFLRLANTGHSGMISTLHSNSVQDAIFAIGLNVKMGSGKDIDSEALLDFFISGIDYIIQIKKIGNERVIENVLDVKKDLKRYLNKKMTI; encoded by the coding sequence ATGGGCGTTTCTAAAATCTTAAGCGTGCTGGTTGATAAGCTTCAACCATATTTAGAAAAAGATATTAATGAAATCATCTTTAATGACCAAAAAGAAATGTATTTAACAAAAGGTAGTGAGTATGAAAAAATAGAATGCCCAGAATTTGATGAAAATTTTTTAATACATTTTTGCGAACAACTGGCTACTTATAGGAATCTTTATTTTAATGTTTCTGTCCCACATCTCTCTTGCTCTATTCCAAATACCAGATATCGGGTAAATGCCCTGCACCCAAGCATTACAGCCAATAATAAAATTGCTGTTTGCATTCGTGTGCCAAATACAAACAAATTCAGTATTGAAGCTTTTAGTTTGGGGAAAAAAGTAATCGAAAAAAATATCAGTTACAACGATATTTTGCAACTTGCCAATCAAGGTAAAAATATTTTAGTGAGCGGGGGGACCGCTAGTGGGAAGACTAGCTTTGTCAATTGTTTAGTTGAAGAAATACCCATTGATGAGCGAGTGATTACCATAGAAGACAGCCCTGAATTACATCTCAAAAATCCCAATTTGGTTTCTATTGTCGTGGGCAAAAATGAAGATGCAAACTATAGCTACGAAAAAGCATTGAATGATGCGATGCGTATGTCGCCTCAAAGGGTTTTACTTGGCGAAATCGACACAAGAAACGTATCTTTATTTTTAAGACTTGCCAATACGGGGCATAGCGGGATGATTTCAACGCTTCATAGCAATAGCGTTCAAGATGCCATATTTGCGATTGGTCTGAATGTAAAAATGGGAAGTGGAAAAGATATTGACAGCGAAGCACTGCTTGATTTTTTTATCAGTGGAATAGATTATATTATTCAGATTAAAAAAATCGGCAATGAACGCGTCATTGAAAATGTTTTGGATGTGAAAAAAGATTTAAAAAGATATTTGAACAAGAAGATGACTATTTAA